AAATGCTAGATCCTACTTCTAATGTAGCTTTAGTTCAAGAGTATGATGATTTATTTCATAATCCTTTGACAAAAAAAGTAAGAATAACTGCATCATACTATGATGAAGGTGTTGAATCTGGTAAAAAAAGAGTTGAAATGATTCAATTCGTTGCAAAAACAAAATTAAGACGAGATGAAAAAAACTATTTTGAATATGAAGATTCAGTAGCTTTTATTTTTTCATTGATGGCTTCATTATGTGATGCAATTGCAAATGGTGAAAAAGAGTATGAAAATACTGTTCATTGTATCTTTGCAGAAATTATAAATGAATTTATAGAAGAGTTTGCAAAAGATGTTTTTGAACATAATAGTTCGAAAATATTCAAAGAAGTAATAATAGTTTTACACTCATTTATTGCCTTTGAAAGACTATATTTAGATGTTTCAAAAGCACCTAAAAAAGAAAGAATTATTAAAAAAGTTGAAGTTGAAGAAATCTCTGAAGCAGAATTAGAAAGAAGAGCAAAAAACAAAGCTCTTAAAGCTTTAGGGCCAAAAAAAGAAGAGAGTTGTCCTATAGATAATGTCTCTGCTTCTGAAACAGAAGTCTAAAAAAGGTTTTCCTTTTTTAGAGATTTTATAAAGAGAGTTTAACTCTTTTTATAAAGTCTCTTAATAAAGGGGCTTAATTTCTATAAGGAGGTCAGTCGTGCAAAAAAGCAGAAGAGAATTTGCAAAAAAAACTGCAATGATTACTGCGGGTGCTGTAGCTGTTACAGGTACTACTGTATTGGCTGCTACTGGCAAATCATCAGGTCAAGATGATAGTAATAATGGTGTTGTTGTGGGAGAATCTAGAAATAAAGAGATTCTTTACAAAAAAACTGCGGCTTGGGAAGAATATTACAAGAACGCAAGATAGTATATAAGGGTATAGTATGTCAGCAAATACATATGAATCTCTAAATGCAAAAGTAGGTAGACGGTCATTTATGAAAATGGCTGCAGTTGCTACTGCATTTGGAGTGACATCATCTTTTGCAAGTACTACAGCTACAAGAAAAGCAACTGAAGAAGAGATTAAAAATCCTTTTCCAGGTTCAAAAATGGTTAAATCCGTTTGTACTGCTTGTTCTGTAGGTTGTGGTGTTATAGCAGAAGTTCAAAATGGTGTGTGGGTAAGACAAGAAGTCGCTCAAGATCACCCTGTATCACTTGGAGGGCACTGTTGTAAAGGTGCAGATATGATTGATATGGTTAGATCAGAAGTTAGACTTAAACATCCAATGGTGAAAAAAGATGGTCAATGGAAAAGAATCACTTGGGATGAGGCTTTAGACGGTATTGCTTCAAAACTTGAAGATTTAAGAAAAAAAGATGGACCAGATTCAACAATGTTTTTAGGTTCAGCAAAATTCAATAATGAGCAAGCTTATTATTACAGAAAATTTGCTGCAATGTTTGGAACTAATAATATAGATCACCAAGCTAGAATTTGACATAGCTCAACAGTTGCCGGTGTGGCAAATACATGGGGTTATGGTGCTATGACAAATTCTTTAGGAGATATTCAAAACGCAAAAGCGATTATAATTTTTGGAGCGAATCCTGCGGTTAACCACCCAGTTGGATTTCAACATTTTTTAAAAGCAAAAGAGAGAAATAACGCAAAAATTATTGTAATAGATCCTAGATTTACTAAAACTGCTGCAAAAGCAGATTTATATGCACAAATTAGACCAGGAACTGATATTCCATTTATGTATGGAATGTTAAAAATTATTTTCGAAAATGGTTGGCATGACAAAAACTTTATTAATGATAGAGTTTATGGTATGGATGAAATCATGAAAGAAGCTAAGAATTGGCCTATTGAAAGAGTTGCAGATGTTACAGGTGTAAAAGCAGATTTAATTGTACAAATTACAAAATTATATGCAAAAAGTACGCCAGGAACATTAATTTGGGCTATGGGTTTAACTCAACACTCAAATGGAACATCAAATACAAGAATGGCTCCAATCTTACAACTTGCTCTTGGAAACATGGGTCTAGAAGGTGGTGGAACAAACATCTTAAGAGGTCATGATAATGTTCAAGGTGCGACTGACTTTGGTTGTTTAGCTGATTCATTACCAGGATATTATGGTTTATCTGAAGGTTCATGGAAATATTTTGCTAATGCTTGGGGTGTAGATTTTGATTGGCTACAAGGTCGATTTAAAGATGCTTCTTGGATGGGTAAAAAAGGTTTCTCATTAGCTAGATGGTGGGCTGGTGTTTTAGGTGAAAATCCAGGTGAAGATGCAATTCATAATGCAGGTACAAGATTAAAAGCTTTAGTTGTTATGGGTAATGGTATTACATCAACAGCTCAAACAAAAAAAGTAAAAGAAGCAATTGATAATTTGGAAATTGCAGTGTTCTGTGATCCTTTTGTAAATGAAGGTGCTATTATAACTGATAAACAAAATGATGTTTATATTTTACCAGCAACTACTCAATTTGAGACTTCAGGTTCATTAACTGCTACAAATAGATCAGCTCAATGGAGAGACAAAGTTGTTGAACCAATGTATGAGTGTAAAGCAGATCAAGATATTTTATTTGAACTTGCAAAAAGATTTGGATTCTATGATCAATTTGTTGCTGGAATGGGAAAAGGTAAAGACTTTACTTGGCCTGAAGATGCAACTAATGAGATAGCAAGAACAATTAAAACTATTGGATTAACTGGTTGGACTGCTGATAGATTGAAAAAACATCAAAAAAATTGGCACATGTTTGATCAAGTTACAGGTAGAGGTTATGGAGAAATGACTGGTGAGTACTATGGTTTACCATGGCCTTGTTGGACAACATCACATTCTGGAAGTCCTGTTTTATATAATATAAACAGATCTGTAAAAGAAGGTGGTATGGGATTCAGAAATAGATTTGGATTAGAACATGATGGTGTAGATTTACTTGCAGGTAAAGGAAGTGCACCTAAAGATTCAAATAATAAAGATGGTTACCCAGAAATTACAAAAGATAATATTGAAGAAGTATTAAAAATCAAGTTAACAGCTGAAGAGAAATCTAAAATTGGTAAAAACTGGAAAGTTGATACATCAAATATTATTGCGGAAAAATGTATGGAAGCTGGAATTGCTCCTTATGGAAATGCTAAAGCGAGAGCTAAAGTTTGGGGATGGGCAGATGAAATTCCTAAACATAGAGAACCATTACATTCACCAAGAACAGATTTAACAAAAGAATATCCAAGTTTTGCAGATAAACCAAATCACTGGAGAGTTGATACAAGATATATTTCTGAGCAAAGTAAGCAAGATTGGGCGAAAGATTTCCCAATTAACTTAATTACAGGAAGACTTGTTAACTTAAATGGTGCAGGTATGGAAAATAGAGCAAGTAAATATCTTGCTAAATTAAGTCCAGAGATGTTCTGTGATATTAATCCAGATTTAGCTGGTAGATATGGTATTAGAGATGGTTCAATGATGTGGATTCATTCACCTCAAGGAACTAAGATTAAAATAAAAGCTCACTATTCTTATTCAGTTAGTCCTGATAGAGTATTTATTCCTATACACTTTGCTGGTGTTATGGAAGGTGAAAGTTTATTACATAAATATCCTGATGGAACTGCACCTTATGCAATTGGGGAAAGTGGAAATACTGTTTCTAACTACGGTTATGACATTGTTACACAAATTCCTGAAACAAAAGGTGGATTATGTCAGATAGAACAAGCGTAGGAGAAGTAACATGAGTAGTAATAATGTAGATTTTTCAAGAATGAAATTTTACTGCGATGAACACAGATGTATTCATTGTGATGGTTGCTCTGTTGCTTGTGCCGAAGCGCATGAGTTACCAGTTGAGATTTCTAGAAGAAAAGTAATAACAGTTAATGAAGGTAAGCAAGGTTTAGAATTTTCTTTATCTATTGCTTGTATGCACTGTACAGATGCACCTTGTGAACAAGTTTGTCCTGTAGATTGTTTCTATATTAGAGAAGATGGAATCGTTTTACATGATAAAGATAAATGTATCGGTTGTTCATATTGTCTATATGCATGTCCTTTTGGAGCACCACAATTCCCTAAAGATGGGGCATTTGGTACAAAAGGTGTAATGGACAAATGTACTATGTGTGCTGGTGGTCCTGATGAAACTAATAGTGAACACGAAAGAGAACTTTACGGTCAAAATAGAATTTCTGAAGGTAAAGTTCCTGTATGTGCAGCGATGTGTTCTACAAAAGCATTATTAGTTGGTGATTCAGAATCTATCGCAGACATTTATAGAGAAAGAGTAATATCATTTGGTCATGGAGTACAGTCTATGCCTTATGGTTGGGATAAAGCGTATGGAAAATAAAAGTTTTCTAAGTGAATATAAAGCCTATTTAGGAATAGGCTTATTATTCATCCTTTTAACATATTGGTATTTTTGGTTAGCAACGATAGCGGATATAAATTATGTATATCAGTTTTTATTACAAATGGCACAAGGTAATTTTACAGGACAAGTTGTTCCTTTTGAGAGTTTAACTCATTATCAACAAATGGAAGTAGGATTATTTGGACCAAAGTATGACGCCATAGCACCAGAAGTTATAAGAGCATTTGAAGAGAGACAACATCTACTACCTATAGTTTTTACAGTAGAGTTTTTTCTATTTCTTACGATGTTCATTGTAGCAAAAGGCAGAAAACAAGCAAAAATTACAAGAGAAAATGAAAAAATACAAGTTTATTCGATTTTTCAAAGAATTGTAATTCTTTTAAATATTTTATTTATGATTTATCTATTTATCACTGGGTTTTCAATTACATTTGGAAACTGGACAGGTGGTGGATATATCGCAAGAATGATGAGAGCAACTCATGAGGTAATAGGACTTGGGTGGATTCCAATATGGCTTTGTATGACAATAATAGCCTTTAAGGACCACAAATATTTTATTAGACCTAGTGGAAAAATTTGGAATAAGATTTTCTTAAGAGGAAAATATAAGCATATGGATAGAATCAATTATTACATGTTTGTAGCATTTGGTTCAATATTGGTTGTAAGTGGTTTTATCATTTGGTATTTATTTCCAGATGCTTCAACTTATGCACAAACAATACAAGTAAAAAGATTTATTCTTTTTTTCCATTTTATGGGAAGTGCAATTATTTCATTTTTTACATTTGAGACCATTTACTCTTATTTTGTATCTGTAAAAGGATACATTCCTGGTGTTATTACTGGTAAGTTACCAGTTGAATACCTAGAACAGTTAAGACCCGATGTTTTATTGGAAGATAAAACATTAAAAATAGAAGGTAAATAAGCTTAATAGCTTGTTTACTTATATTAAATTTATATTATTATAGTTTGAAGACAAAATATTATTATGCTATTTAATTTATTTGAATTAATAAGTTGATAAGATTTTTTTTATGACTAAAGTTTTATTGAATTTTTGAGGAGAGATTCATGAAAAAAAGTTTGTTGACATTTTTTATTTTACTATTTGCAACTTATGCAAATGCAGATAGTGCAATTTATGGGAAAGATTTATTAATTAATATAATAAATCAAGGAAAAGAAGGAAATTTAGACTTAGCAATGATTTTTACAATTTTGCAGGCTAAGTATTTTTCTGTTATATTTTTAGCTATTTCTTTTGGTGTTCCTGTTGTATTTTTTATTCATTATACAATAATTGGACCTATGATATTTTCACATGATAGAAAGAAAATTTTTATTTTCACTCTCTTTCATAGAACAATACATTGGTTAGCAGGAATATCATTTTTAGTGCTAATACCAACTGGTTTGGTAATGGTATTTGGAAGTTTCTTCCATGGTGGAGAATTTGTTAGAGTTTGTAAAGAGTTACATGCTGTTTCAACAATTGTTTTTGCAATTGCAGTTGTTCCAATGCTTATAATGTGGTTCAAAGAAATGTTACCTATTGCAGCAGATATACAATGGATTAAGATATTAGGTGGATACCTAAATAAAAGAAAAGACCCTATTCCTGCAGGAAAATTTAATGCAGGACAAAAAATGTGGTTTTGGACTTGTACAGCTGGTGGTATTTTAATGATTATCACAGGTGCAATAATGTATTTTCAAGATTTTCATATTGCAGTACTAAGATCATGGGGAATTATGCAAATTGATGTATTGAGAGTTAGCGTAATACTTCACAATGTAATGGGAATGTTAATGGTAGCTTTATTCTTTACACATGTTTACATGTCAGTATTTGCAATAAAAGGTGCTATTCATAGCATGTTTACAGGATATAAAGAAGAAGAAGAAGTAGAAATACTTCATAGTATTTTTTATAAAAAATTAAAAAAATAAAGTATAATATTCAAAGCTAG
The nucleotide sequence above comes from Arcobacter sp. F2176. Encoded proteins:
- a CDS encoding molecular chaperone: MQDNKTVNKARALYYNLFENFFFVSTKSENYFELVRLINILKENPLDAESGQALNNISEMLDPTSNVALVQEYDDLFHNPLTKKVRITASYYDEGVESGKKRVEMIQFVAKTKLRRDEKNYFEYEDSVAFIFSLMASLCDAIANGEKEYENTVHCIFAEIINEFIEEFAKDVFEHNSSKIFKEVIIVLHSFIAFERLYLDVSKAPKKERIIKKVEVEEISEAELERRAKNKALKALGPKKEESCPIDNVSASETEV
- a CDS encoding Tat pathway signal protein; the encoded protein is MQKSRREFAKKTAMITAGAVAVTGTTVLAATGKSSGQDDSNNGVVVGESRNKEILYKKTAAWEEYYKNAR
- a CDS encoding formate dehydrogenase subunit alpha, producing MSANTYESLNAKVGRRSFMKMAAVATAFGVTSSFASTTATRKATEEEIKNPFPGSKMVKSVCTACSVGCGVIAEVQNGVWVRQEVAQDHPVSLGGHCCKGADMIDMVRSEVRLKHPMVKKDGQWKRITWDEALDGIASKLEDLRKKDGPDSTMFLGSAKFNNEQAYYYRKFAAMFGTNNIDHQARIUHSSTVAGVANTWGYGAMTNSLGDIQNAKAIIIFGANPAVNHPVGFQHFLKAKERNNAKIIVIDPRFTKTAAKADLYAQIRPGTDIPFMYGMLKIIFENGWHDKNFINDRVYGMDEIMKEAKNWPIERVADVTGVKADLIVQITKLYAKSTPGTLIWAMGLTQHSNGTSNTRMAPILQLALGNMGLEGGGTNILRGHDNVQGATDFGCLADSLPGYYGLSEGSWKYFANAWGVDFDWLQGRFKDASWMGKKGFSLARWWAGVLGENPGEDAIHNAGTRLKALVVMGNGITSTAQTKKVKEAIDNLEIAVFCDPFVNEGAIITDKQNDVYILPATTQFETSGSLTATNRSAQWRDKVVEPMYECKADQDILFELAKRFGFYDQFVAGMGKGKDFTWPEDATNEIARTIKTIGLTGWTADRLKKHQKNWHMFDQVTGRGYGEMTGEYYGLPWPCWTTSHSGSPVLYNINRSVKEGGMGFRNRFGLEHDGVDLLAGKGSAPKDSNNKDGYPEITKDNIEEVLKIKLTAEEKSKIGKNWKVDTSNIIAEKCMEAGIAPYGNAKARAKVWGWADEIPKHREPLHSPRTDLTKEYPSFADKPNHWRVDTRYISEQSKQDWAKDFPINLITGRLVNLNGAGMENRASKYLAKLSPEMFCDINPDLAGRYGIRDGSMMWIHSPQGTKIKIKAHYSYSVSPDRVFIPIHFAGVMEGESLLHKYPDGTAPYAIGESGNTVSNYGYDIVTQIPETKGGLCQIEQA
- the fdh3B gene encoding formate dehydrogenase FDH3 subunit beta gives rise to the protein MSSNNVDFSRMKFYCDEHRCIHCDGCSVACAEAHELPVEISRRKVITVNEGKQGLEFSLSIACMHCTDAPCEQVCPVDCFYIREDGIVLHDKDKCIGCSYCLYACPFGAPQFPKDGAFGTKGVMDKCTMCAGGPDETNSEHERELYGQNRISEGKVPVCAAMCSTKALLVGDSESIADIYRERVISFGHGVQSMPYGWDKAYGK
- a CDS encoding cytochrome b/b6 domain-containing protein, with the translated sequence MENKSFLSEYKAYLGIGLLFILLTYWYFWLATIADINYVYQFLLQMAQGNFTGQVVPFESLTHYQQMEVGLFGPKYDAIAPEVIRAFEERQHLLPIVFTVEFFLFLTMFIVAKGRKQAKITRENEKIQVYSIFQRIVILLNILFMIYLFITGFSITFGNWTGGGYIARMMRATHEVIGLGWIPIWLCMTIIAFKDHKYFIRPSGKIWNKIFLRGKYKHMDRINYYMFVAFGSILVVSGFIIWYLFPDASTYAQTIQVKRFILFFHFMGSAIISFFTFETIYSYFVSVKGYIPGVITGKLPVEYLEQLRPDVLLEDKTLKIEGK
- a CDS encoding formate dehydrogenase subunit gamma, which translates into the protein MKKSLLTFFILLFATYANADSAIYGKDLLINIINQGKEGNLDLAMIFTILQAKYFSVIFLAISFGVPVVFFIHYTIIGPMIFSHDRKKIFIFTLFHRTIHWLAGISFLVLIPTGLVMVFGSFFHGGEFVRVCKELHAVSTIVFAIAVVPMLIMWFKEMLPIAADIQWIKILGGYLNKRKDPIPAGKFNAGQKMWFWTCTAGGILMIITGAIMYFQDFHIAVLRSWGIMQIDVLRVSVILHNVMGMLMVALFFTHVYMSVFAIKGAIHSMFTGYKEEEEVEILHSIFYKKLKK